The segment ACTGCAGGGCCATAAAAACAAGAACGATCCACCAGGTGCCTAGAGTCGCTTCAAGCATTCCCGACACCATCAGGTTCTGCCATTTAATATTAAGATAAGGAAGGCCGGACCATTCCATTCGGACACCTTCGGGCAATGGATTTGATTTCACGTAATTTTCCACATCCTGGACAACAGAGGACATATCCCTGTTGTCGCCGGATTTAAGCTGGACCCAGATATTCGCGTTTTTAAAATTGTAATCGACAAAGTTGTCAAGTTCATCCGGCGATGAAGATGATAGGACCAGGAATAAATACTGGCCAATAGCGTCTTTTTCATCCGGCAGCGCGTCATATTCTTTATTTTCATCGTGAAGCACATAGTTTGTTCTTTTTACAATATCAGCCACCGACGTTGTCTTGCCGACAAGCTTGTTCGCGCCTAAATATTTCTGCGTATTTTCAATATAACGCATTACCTCCGGCCGTTTTATATCATCTTCATTGTTTCCCTCCAGCACCAGATATGAAATATATGTTCCTCCGATCACTTTATTAAGCTCTCTGTCCGCGACCCGTATCGGATGATGTTTTTTAAACCATTTCACGGGGTTATCATTAACAACCAGCAGGTTTATGCCGTATACGGAAACAGCAAGAAGAACCACCCCAAAGACTGTTACCGCCATACTTTTATTGAGTGAAAATTTACCTATCCCCGCGAGTATCCGGCTGCCAACCTCTTCTTTTTCAATCGGCTTTTTTTCTTTTATAAGCATCATAAGGCCGGGTAAAAATGTCATTGAAAGAAGCCATGAAATTATTATTCCAAGCGCTATAAAAAGCCCAAACACCTTTACCGGCGGGATGGGAGCTATCGCGAGGTCGGCAAAACCTACCGCGGTCGTAATCGGCGCGAAAAATAAAGGTTTAACCAATTCTTCATAAACCTCTATTACCGCCTGTTTTCTATCCTTAACCACGGGAAGACGTTCGTAAAAATCGCTTAAAATATGCACGGCCCCGCATATCGCGATAGGCATGAGAAACACCGGTATCATAGATGACATAATGTGGACCGTAAAACCGGATCCGATAAGCGCCCCCATAGTCCATATTACCGAAAACATCGCGACCATCATTGGCGGGATTACCAGGGAAAATCTCTTAAATATGATAAAGAAAACCACCATTAAAAAAACACCCGCGAGCGGCGCGAAAATGCCCATCTGCATGAACATCTCATAACCAAAAGTGTCCTCCGCGAGCGGCAGGCCGGCCATGTAATATTTTTCCGCCCCTTTTTCCTTCACGTAAACCGCTTTTATTTTTTCTCCCACTTCATGCGCGATATCTTTACTTTCCACCGGGACATAAATAGCCGCACCCCGGCCGTCGGATGAAATAAGCCTGTCTTTAAACATCGGATTATCGAGTATCTCCCTTTTTAGTTTCTCAAGCTCATCATTCGTTTTCGGAACTTCCGCCATCGGAGGCCTGACATTCAGCGTCCCGTCCCTGGATACCACATTATTGGTTACGGTAATACTCAGGACATCATTCGCGATAACGCCTTTTATTTTCAATATTTCATCTGTGATTCTTTTTATTTTTTCAAGGCTGTCCGGATTGAAAATTCCGCCGTCTTTCACGATACCCAGGACAATAAGTTCTTTTATACCGAATTCTT is part of the bacterium genome and harbors:
- a CDS encoding MMPL family transporter codes for the protein MRKLIMRLVRFSIDYPKTVVALSVLLTVLFTAQFMKIKIDTDPENMLKADEPVRIFHQKVKKEFGIKELIVLGIVKDGGIFNPDSLEKIKRITDEILKIKGVIANDVLSITVTNNVVSRDGTLNVRPPMAEVPKTNDELEKLKREILDNPMFKDRLISSDGRGAAIYVPVESKDIAHEVGEKIKAVYVKEKGAEKYYMAGLPLAEDTFGYEMFMQMGIFAPLAGVFLMVVFFIIFKRFSLVIPPMMVAMFSVIWTMGALIGSGFTVHIMSSMIPVFLMPIAICGAVHILSDFYERLPVVKDRKQAVIEVYEELVKPLFFAPITTAVGFADLAIAPIPPVKVFGLFIALGIIISWLLSMTFLPGLMMLIKEKKPIEKEEVGSRILAGIGKFSLNKSMAVTVFGVVLLAVSVYGINLLVVNDNPVKWFKKHHPIRVADRELNKVIGGTYISYLVLEGNNEDDIKRPEVMRYIENTQKYLGANKLVGKTTSVADIVKRTNYVLHDENKEYDALPDEKDAIGQYLFLVLSSSSPDELDNFVDYNFKNANIWVQLKSGDNRDMSSVVQDVENYVKSNPLPEGVRMEWSGLPYLNIKWQNLMVSGMLEATLGTWWIVLVFMALQFRSIWWGLVGMAPLGFSVAFSYGLMGLVGKEYDMPIAVCSTLAIGLGDDFAIHFISRFRERFEKLKDLKSAMQWTMGGEPALAIFRNAVIIGVGFTPMAIASLTPYVTVGLFFGSLAFFSGIITLVFLPALIGTFRKVLLGSVKQ